In Arthrobacter sp. StoSoilB5, one genomic interval encodes:
- a CDS encoding Gfo/Idh/MocA family oxidoreductase, producing the protein MTTPTHSSRPSDRPASSLASRQDKSPLGVAAIGYAFMGKAHSNAWRNVGSFFDVPAFEQKVLVGRDAGAVAEAAAKYGWAETATDWRSVIERDDIDIVDICAPGWMHAEIAIAALEAGKHVLVEKPLANTIAEAEAMTAAAAAARAKGVQSMIGFNYRRVPAVALARDLIAEGRLGTVRHVRAAYLQDWLADAESPMTWRLRKETAGSGALGDIASHVIDQVQFLLGDAVTEVSGRLHTFVNRRPGAGPASGLEDVTVDDAAWATLTLASGAIASVEVSRVATGQKNSLKLEIYGDKGTILFDLENLNELGFLDATLPVREQGFRRILVNEPEHPYMQAWWPQGHIIGWEHTFTHQIRDFLTAISAGEPPSPSFEDGLQIQHILAAVEESAAAKSSLIQLHTKPTTQNTTEGA; encoded by the coding sequence ATGACCACCCCCACCCACTCGTCCCGGCCGTCCGACCGCCCGGCATCCTCGCTGGCCTCGCGCCAGGATAAGTCCCCGTTGGGGGTTGCCGCCATCGGCTACGCCTTCATGGGGAAGGCCCATTCGAATGCGTGGCGGAACGTGGGCAGCTTCTTTGACGTCCCGGCCTTCGAGCAGAAAGTACTCGTGGGCCGGGACGCCGGTGCCGTCGCGGAAGCCGCAGCGAAGTACGGCTGGGCCGAGACTGCCACGGACTGGCGCTCCGTGATCGAACGCGACGACATCGACATCGTGGACATCTGCGCGCCGGGCTGGATGCACGCCGAGATCGCCATCGCCGCGCTCGAGGCCGGCAAGCACGTCCTCGTCGAAAAGCCGCTCGCCAACACGATCGCCGAGGCCGAAGCCATGACTGCGGCTGCCGCGGCTGCCCGGGCCAAGGGCGTCCAGTCCATGATCGGGTTCAACTACCGCCGCGTGCCCGCCGTTGCCCTGGCCCGCGACCTGATCGCGGAGGGCCGGCTCGGCACCGTCCGGCACGTCCGGGCCGCGTACCTGCAGGACTGGCTCGCCGACGCCGAATCTCCCATGACCTGGCGTCTGCGGAAGGAAACCGCCGGTTCCGGCGCGCTGGGCGACATCGCCTCCCACGTCATCGACCAAGTCCAGTTCCTCCTCGGCGACGCCGTCACCGAGGTCTCCGGCCGCCTGCACACCTTCGTGAACCGCCGCCCCGGCGCAGGTCCCGCAAGCGGTCTGGAAGATGTCACGGTCGACGACGCCGCCTGGGCCACGCTGACCCTCGCCTCCGGAGCAATCGCCTCGGTGGAAGTCAGCCGGGTAGCCACAGGCCAGAAGAACTCCCTCAAGCTAGAAATCTACGGGGACAAAGGCACCATCCTGTTCGATCTCGAAAACCTGAACGAACTCGGCTTCCTGGACGCCACTCTTCCCGTGCGGGAGCAGGGCTTCCGCCGGATCCTCGTGAACGAACCCGAACATCCCTACATGCAGGCGTGGTGGCCACAAGGGCACATCATCGGCTGGGAACACACCTTCACACACCAGATCCGCGACTTCCTGACCGCCATCAGCGCAGGTGAGCCGCCGTCGCCTTCGTTCGAAGACGGGCTCCAGATCCAGCACATCCTGGCCGCCGTCGAAGAGTCAGCGGCCGCCAAGAGTTCTTTGATCCAACTGCACACGAAACCCACCACCCAGAACACGACTGAAGGAGCCTGA
- a CDS encoding biopolymer transporter Tol: MIRTLQPGQRCEVWIASVTCQAELLYSSDGLLFEAPNWTLDGAALVLNGDGKLWTLDVTGGEPTEVPLSGIPDLNNDHVLAPDGAGIFLSANDGHIYRALLDGRPATRITEDDGSFHFLHGVSPDGKELAYVAIEAGDFSQPGRLMTIASDGGAAASVDLGRFDVGSAHCDGPDYSPDGKWLYLNTESFGSVAGHAQLARVRVDGTGFEQVLASGTVDWFPHLSPDGRYATYIRFPSGTVGHPADLPVAVVLVSTEDWTTPLHTWPLFGGQGTLNVNSWSPDSTRFAFVAYPPADSTKE, encoded by the coding sequence GTGATCCGCACCCTTCAACCCGGCCAGCGCTGCGAGGTGTGGATCGCGTCGGTCACCTGTCAGGCTGAGCTGCTCTACAGCTCGGACGGCTTGTTGTTCGAAGCACCCAACTGGACCCTCGACGGCGCCGCACTTGTCCTCAACGGGGATGGGAAGCTCTGGACGCTGGACGTGACCGGCGGTGAGCCCACGGAGGTCCCGCTCAGCGGCATCCCGGATCTCAATAACGACCACGTCCTGGCCCCCGATGGCGCTGGCATCTTCCTCTCCGCCAACGACGGTCACATCTACCGCGCTTTGCTGGACGGCAGACCCGCCACGCGGATCACCGAGGACGATGGATCCTTCCACTTCCTCCACGGCGTCAGCCCCGACGGCAAGGAGCTTGCCTACGTAGCTATTGAGGCCGGTGACTTTTCGCAGCCAGGTCGCCTCATGACCATAGCGTCCGACGGCGGTGCTGCCGCCAGCGTTGATCTCGGCCGCTTTGATGTCGGTTCAGCCCACTGCGACGGCCCGGACTACTCACCGGATGGCAAGTGGCTCTACCTGAATACGGAGTCCTTCGGTTCAGTTGCCGGTCACGCCCAGCTCGCCCGTGTCCGTGTGGATGGCACTGGCTTCGAGCAAGTCCTTGCATCCGGCACCGTCGACTGGTTCCCGCACCTCTCCCCCGATGGCCGCTACGCCACGTACATCCGGTTCCCCAGCGGCACTGTTGGCCACCCCGCCGACTTGCCGGTCGCCGTCGTGCTTGTTTCGACCGAGGACTGGACCACTCCCCTCCATACATGGCCTCTCTTCGGCGGCCAAGGTACCCTCAACGTCAACAGCTGGTCGCCGGACTCGACGCGCTTTGCGTTCGTGGCCTACCCACCCGCAGACTCAACGAAGGAGTAA
- a CDS encoding Gfo/Idh/MocA family oxidoreductase, whose product MTSPSPIRWGILGTGFIAGLQTQDLNENGFTVQAVGSRSPESSKAFAGQYGVDTAHGSYEDLVADPEVDVIYIATPHPMHHANALLALNAGKHVLVEKSFTMNTREAQEIVDLAESKGLVALEAMWTRFLPHMIRIRELLQEGAIGEVRKVVASHNQSLPKDPAHRLNDPALGGGALLDLGIYPISFAFDILGTPETIRASASMTATGVDRQTAAIFEYANGQQAIVDCELDAASANRAMVIGTEGWIDIEHTWYNPVPFTVFGVDGTVVERYDQPVNSRGMQYQAAEMERLIRAGETAGSILPPSETVAIMAAMDEIRRQIGLSYKADAVVSEEGAKK is encoded by the coding sequence GTGACCTCTCCCTCTCCGATCCGCTGGGGCATCCTTGGCACTGGATTCATCGCAGGCCTGCAAACGCAGGACTTGAACGAGAACGGCTTCACGGTTCAGGCCGTTGGCTCGCGGAGCCCGGAATCCAGCAAGGCGTTTGCTGGGCAATACGGCGTGGACACCGCCCATGGAAGCTACGAAGACCTGGTGGCGGATCCTGAAGTGGACGTCATTTACATCGCCACCCCGCACCCCATGCACCACGCGAACGCGCTCCTGGCACTGAACGCAGGCAAGCATGTGCTGGTAGAGAAGTCGTTCACCATGAACACCCGCGAAGCCCAGGAGATCGTGGATCTGGCGGAATCCAAGGGTCTGGTGGCTTTGGAAGCCATGTGGACGCGATTCCTCCCCCACATGATCCGCATCCGCGAACTCCTCCAGGAAGGCGCCATCGGCGAGGTCCGGAAGGTGGTGGCCAGCCACAACCAGAGCCTGCCAAAGGATCCTGCGCACCGGCTGAACGATCCGGCCCTTGGCGGTGGGGCGCTGCTGGACCTGGGCATCTACCCGATCTCCTTTGCGTTCGACATCCTGGGTACGCCAGAAACTATTCGCGCCAGTGCCTCCATGACGGCGACAGGTGTTGACCGGCAGACCGCAGCCATCTTTGAGTACGCCAATGGTCAACAGGCGATTGTGGATTGTGAACTCGACGCAGCCAGCGCCAACCGGGCCATGGTTATCGGAACAGAGGGCTGGATCGACATCGAACACACTTGGTACAACCCAGTTCCATTTACTGTCTTTGGAGTTGATGGCACCGTTGTTGAGCGGTACGACCAACCCGTGAACAGCCGGGGAATGCAATACCAGGCAGCTGAGATGGAACGCCTTATCCGTGCCGGTGAGACTGCTGGAAGCATCCTGCCGCCGAGTGAGACCGTGGCCATCATGGCAGCTATGGACGAGATCCGCCGACAGATCGGGCTGAGCTACAAAGCCGACGCTGTTGTTTCAGAAGAAGGTGCAAAGAAATGA
- a CDS encoding carbohydrate ABC transporter permease — MIETRNFRILRNVVLTILSLWVAVPLFVVVSTSLKPLKDVSGLFQWIPREITASPYVDIWTTVPLAKYFQNSLIITVCATACSVTVAVLAAYAIARLQFKGKRAFSLTVLSTQMFPGILFLLPLYLIFTQIRNMTGLQLQGSYLGLIITYMTFTLPFAIWMLSGYFASIPKELEEASMIDGTGRMGALFRVILPVAKPGIIAVAVYSFISAWGEVLFASVLTNESTKTLSLGLKAYASESDVFWNQLMAASVVVSLPVLIGFILVQKHLVAGLSSGAVK; from the coding sequence ATGATTGAGACACGCAACTTCAGGATCCTCCGGAACGTGGTCCTGACCATCCTTTCCCTCTGGGTGGCGGTTCCGCTGTTCGTGGTGGTCTCCACCTCGCTGAAACCCCTCAAGGATGTGTCCGGGCTCTTCCAGTGGATACCCCGCGAAATTACCGCCTCACCGTATGTGGACATCTGGACCACGGTTCCGTTGGCCAAGTACTTCCAGAACAGCCTCATCATCACTGTCTGCGCGACAGCCTGCTCAGTGACCGTCGCCGTCCTGGCCGCCTACGCCATCGCACGGCTGCAGTTCAAGGGAAAGCGCGCGTTCAGCCTGACTGTCCTGTCCACGCAAATGTTCCCTGGGATCCTGTTCCTCCTGCCGCTCTACCTGATCTTCACGCAGATCCGGAACATGACCGGCTTGCAACTGCAGGGCTCCTACCTCGGGCTGATCATCACGTACATGACGTTCACCCTGCCGTTCGCCATCTGGATGCTGAGCGGTTACTTCGCCTCGATTCCCAAGGAACTGGAAGAGGCCTCGATGATTGATGGCACCGGCAGGATGGGAGCACTGTTCCGTGTGATCCTCCCTGTTGCCAAGCCCGGCATCATCGCGGTGGCTGTGTATTCGTTCATCTCCGCATGGGGCGAGGTTTTGTTCGCATCCGTGCTGACTAACGAGTCCACAAAAACACTGTCCTTGGGGCTCAAGGCCTACGCCAGTGAGTCGGATGTTTTCTGGAACCAACTCATGGCTGCTTCGGTTGTGGTCAGCCTTCCCGTTTTGATCGGGTTCATCCTGGTCCAGAAACATCTGGTGGCAGGACTCTCGTCAGGAGCAGTTAAGTAG
- a CDS encoding sugar phosphate isomerase/epimerase: MSYSLQLYTLRNAIQEDLPGTIKKVAEIGFTQVEPYNFVATAKELGAALKENGLTAPSGHAPLLSQDQDEIFAAARELGITTVIDPFLPAEHWQDAETIQDTAAALNAAAKKGAEYGIRVGYHNHAWELESTIEGETALEYFVGLLDPELVLEVDTYWAAVGGQDPVELLARLGDRVKLIHIKDGPGNTDTKAQQPAGQGTIPVLDVIAAAKSLEVGVVEFDDYSGDIFEGITESLAFLTAAASAQAAEGAVSQEAGE, from the coding sequence ATGTCGTACTCACTCCAGCTGTACACCCTCCGGAACGCCATCCAGGAGGACCTGCCTGGAACCATCAAAAAGGTCGCCGAGATCGGTTTTACGCAGGTTGAACCGTACAACTTCGTGGCCACCGCCAAGGAGCTCGGGGCTGCGTTGAAGGAGAACGGCCTGACCGCTCCTTCCGGGCACGCGCCGCTTCTGAGCCAGGACCAGGACGAGATCTTCGCGGCAGCCAGGGAACTGGGCATCACCACCGTGATCGATCCCTTCCTTCCGGCCGAGCACTGGCAGGACGCGGAAACCATCCAGGACACGGCAGCTGCTCTGAATGCTGCGGCCAAGAAGGGTGCGGAGTACGGTATCCGGGTGGGTTACCACAACCACGCGTGGGAACTGGAGTCCACCATCGAGGGCGAGACCGCGCTGGAGTACTTCGTGGGACTGCTGGATCCGGAACTCGTCCTTGAGGTAGACACGTACTGGGCTGCTGTGGGCGGCCAGGATCCAGTGGAACTCCTGGCCCGTTTGGGTGACCGCGTGAAGCTCATCCACATCAAGGACGGCCCGGGCAACACTGACACCAAGGCCCAGCAGCCCGCCGGCCAGGGCACCATCCCGGTGCTGGACGTCATCGCTGCTGCCAAGTCCCTTGAGGTGGGCGTCGTTGAATTCGACGACTACTCCGGTGACATCTTCGAAGGCATCACCGAAAGCCTGGCATTCCTGACCGCCGCGGCCAGCGCACAGGCAGCCGAGGGCGCTGTTTCCCAGGAGGCAGGGGAATGA
- a CDS encoding sugar ABC transporter substrate-binding protein produces the protein MKNPLKVLSAVAATAALALSLSACGGGSNSPQASSDTITYWASDQGNSLDDTAAKLKPTLDRFTEKTGVKVQLEVISWTDLYNRILTAVTSGDGPDVLNIGNTWAVTLQETGAFEPVEGELLEAVGGKDRFLKTSWSTGGAEGKTPTSVPLYGLAYNMYYNTKLFKEAGIEKAPTTWDEFVADAKKLTKDTNGDGKPDQWGFTAAGASVSANSHQAFVRGLQNGGTLFDKDGKPTFDSDPQVEGVKQFVDLMATQKVMSPSDAELSQGSQKVDNLINGKAAMMFDQSPLKNFAARDFKDWGVAPIPMMTADATGERGTQSHVAGINLSVFKNSDNKANAIKLAAFLTSDEEQIALNKAYSSLPVVTAASSDAAFQTEEVKAKNDALANHSLPMPLIAKEGQMETLTGTAIKNLFAKAATGTVSEDDIRAALKDANNQMAAAQ, from the coding sequence ATGAAGAATCCCCTGAAAGTCCTATCGGCGGTTGCCGCGACGGCAGCCTTGGCACTCAGTCTCAGCGCCTGCGGTGGCGGCAGCAACAGCCCACAAGCGAGCAGCGACACGATCACCTACTGGGCGTCCGATCAAGGCAACAGCCTGGACGACACCGCAGCCAAGCTGAAGCCTACGCTGGACCGATTTACCGAAAAAACCGGAGTGAAGGTACAGCTGGAAGTCATCAGCTGGACCGACCTCTACAACCGCATTCTTACCGCAGTCACCAGTGGCGACGGCCCCGATGTCCTCAACATTGGTAACACCTGGGCAGTGACCCTCCAGGAAACGGGCGCGTTTGAACCTGTTGAAGGCGAGCTGTTGGAGGCCGTTGGAGGCAAGGACCGCTTCCTGAAGACCAGCTGGTCCACCGGCGGCGCAGAAGGCAAGACCCCCACGTCAGTACCTCTCTATGGCCTTGCGTACAACATGTACTACAACACGAAGCTGTTCAAGGAAGCCGGCATCGAAAAGGCACCCACAACCTGGGACGAATTCGTAGCCGATGCCAAGAAGCTCACCAAGGACACCAACGGTGATGGAAAGCCTGATCAGTGGGGCTTCACCGCAGCCGGAGCATCGGTATCCGCCAACTCGCACCAGGCATTCGTTCGCGGCCTCCAAAACGGCGGCACCTTGTTCGATAAGGACGGAAAGCCCACCTTTGACAGCGATCCCCAGGTAGAGGGTGTCAAGCAATTCGTGGACCTGATGGCCACGCAGAAGGTGATGTCGCCGTCGGACGCTGAACTGAGCCAAGGCAGCCAGAAGGTGGACAACCTCATCAACGGCAAGGCGGCCATGATGTTCGACCAGAGCCCGCTCAAGAACTTCGCAGCCCGCGACTTCAAGGACTGGGGCGTAGCTCCTATCCCCATGATGACTGCGGACGCCACCGGTGAGCGCGGCACTCAGAGCCACGTGGCCGGCATCAACCTCAGCGTCTTCAAAAACAGCGACAACAAGGCCAACGCCATCAAGCTGGCCGCGTTCCTGACCAGCGACGAAGAGCAGATTGCCCTCAACAAGGCCTATTCCTCGCTGCCGGTGGTTACTGCAGCGTCGAGCGATGCCGCGTTCCAGACAGAGGAAGTCAAGGCCAAGAACGACGCCCTGGCCAACCATTCACTGCCGATGCCGCTGATCGCCAAGGAGGGCCAGATGGAGACCCTCACCGGCACGGCCATCAAGAACCTCTTTGCCAAGGCAGCAACCGGAACCGTTTCCGAGGACGACATCCGGGCAGCCCTCAAGGACGCCAATAACCAGATGGCTGCGGCCCAGTAA
- a CDS encoding sugar ABC transporter permease: MSHSALDSGPAAAGSAAAVSPEPGQPKAETTPPVRKRRRSFLPYGLILPAAILELLIHIGPMLLGIWIAFISLTQLNLTNWLNAPFVGLQNFINGLNPESTIGQAFFSTVGRTLGYTILVVGFSWVLGMAGAVFLSSNFRGRALLRTFFLVPYALPAYVGTIAWAFMFNQRDGAVNQILVDTLHLFGDERPFWLLGENSFGAMVIVNVWQLWPFAFLMLMAALQNVPTDVYEAAAIDGTTLWQQFRRITLPMVRPANGVLLMVMSLWTFNQFNVPFVLFGATSPKEATLISPLIYQNSFGSWNFGLGGAMSVLLLIALFIASAFYIRMVLPKGADND; encoded by the coding sequence ATGTCACATTCAGCATTGGACAGCGGACCCGCCGCTGCCGGCAGCGCCGCTGCCGTTAGTCCTGAGCCCGGCCAGCCAAAGGCCGAGACCACGCCGCCGGTACGTAAGCGGCGTCGCTCATTCCTCCCCTATGGCTTGATCCTTCCGGCCGCGATCCTTGAACTCCTGATCCACATCGGGCCGATGCTCCTGGGCATCTGGATCGCCTTCATCTCCCTAACGCAGCTCAACCTCACCAACTGGCTCAACGCACCGTTCGTAGGGCTACAGAACTTTATCAACGGGCTTAACCCTGAAAGCACCATCGGCCAGGCGTTCTTCAGCACGGTTGGCCGCACGCTGGGCTACACCATTCTGGTGGTCGGCTTCTCCTGGGTGCTCGGCATGGCTGGCGCAGTTTTCCTGTCCTCCAACTTCAGGGGCCGTGCACTTCTGCGTACGTTCTTCCTGGTCCCGTACGCACTCCCTGCATACGTCGGAACCATTGCCTGGGCATTCATGTTCAACCAGCGCGACGGTGCCGTGAACCAGATCCTGGTGGATACTCTTCACCTCTTCGGAGACGAACGCCCCTTCTGGCTACTGGGCGAGAATTCCTTCGGAGCCATGGTGATAGTCAACGTCTGGCAGCTGTGGCCGTTCGCCTTCCTCATGTTGATGGCGGCCTTGCAGAACGTCCCGACGGACGTCTATGAGGCGGCGGCCATTGATGGCACCACGCTTTGGCAGCAGTTCCGCCGGATCACGTTGCCCATGGTCCGCCCGGCCAACGGGGTGCTGCTCATGGTGATGTCGCTCTGGACCTTCAACCAGTTCAACGTTCCCTTCGTCCTGTTCGGAGCCACGTCTCCCAAGGAAGCCACCCTCATTTCCCCGCTGATCTACCAAAACTCCTTCGGCAGTTGGAACTTCGGTCTGGGCGGCGCAATGAGCGTGCTGCTGCTGATCGCCCTGTTTATTGCCTCCGCCTTCTACATCCGCATGGTGCTGCCCAAGGGGGCCGACAATGATTGA
- a CDS encoding sugar phosphate isomerase/epimerase family protein, producing MPRPYTLFTGQWADLPFEEVARLASGWGYDGLEIAVSGDHLDAWRWDEPGYVESKLAVLEKYNLKVWAISNHLKGQAVCDDPIDFRHEAIVGSRVWGDGDPEGVRQRAAEEMKHTARLAKALGVDTVVGFTGSSIWQYVAMFPPVPEKVIDAGYQDFADRWNPILDVFDEQGVRFAHEVHPSEIAYDYWTTVRTLEAIGHRPAFGLNWDPSHFMWQGIDPVSFIWDFKDRIYHVDCKDTKLRPTGRNTVMGSHLPWGDPRRGWDFVSAGRGDVPWESSFRALTAIGYNGPISVEWEDAGMDRLHGAPEALAALKKFDFPASQTSFDAAFSSKD from the coding sequence ATGCCCCGCCCGTACACCCTGTTCACCGGCCAGTGGGCCGACCTCCCTTTCGAGGAAGTCGCGCGCCTTGCCTCGGGCTGGGGCTACGACGGCCTGGAAATCGCCGTCTCCGGAGACCACCTGGACGCCTGGCGCTGGGACGAACCCGGCTACGTCGAGTCCAAACTCGCCGTCCTGGAAAAGTACAACCTGAAGGTCTGGGCCATCTCCAACCACCTCAAAGGCCAGGCCGTCTGCGATGACCCCATCGACTTCCGCCACGAAGCGATCGTCGGCTCACGCGTGTGGGGCGACGGGGACCCCGAAGGCGTCCGCCAACGCGCCGCCGAAGAAATGAAACACACCGCCCGCCTCGCCAAAGCCCTGGGCGTGGACACTGTGGTCGGGTTCACCGGCTCCTCCATCTGGCAGTACGTGGCCATGTTCCCGCCCGTCCCCGAAAAAGTCATCGACGCCGGCTACCAGGACTTCGCCGACCGGTGGAACCCCATCCTGGACGTCTTCGACGAACAAGGCGTCCGCTTCGCCCACGAAGTCCACCCGAGTGAGATCGCCTACGACTACTGGACCACCGTCCGGACCCTCGAAGCGATCGGCCACCGGCCAGCGTTCGGCCTGAACTGGGACCCCTCCCACTTCATGTGGCAGGGCATCGATCCCGTGTCCTTCATCTGGGACTTCAAGGACCGGATCTACCACGTGGACTGCAAGGACACCAAGCTCCGCCCCACCGGCCGGAACACCGTCATGGGCTCCCACCTGCCGTGGGGCGACCCGCGCCGCGGCTGGGACTTCGTCTCCGCCGGACGCGGCGACGTGCCCTGGGAATCATCCTTCCGCGCCCTCACCGCGATCGGCTACAACGGACCCATCTCCGTGGAATGGGAAGACGCCGGCATGGACCGCCTCCACGGCGCCCCCGAAGCCCTCGCCGCCCTCAAGAAGTTCGACTTCCCCGCATCCCAAACCAGCTTCGACGCAGCCTTCAGCAGCAAGGACTAG
- a CDS encoding Gfo/Idh/MocA family oxidoreductase has translation MSHAAGQAFGQVGSGPVGIGIIGAGVISKQYLDNLTSFPDVRVIAIGDLFEEAAAARAAEYGIPNHGGVDTVLGNPDVEIVINLTIPAAHVEVATQAVNAGKHVWSEKPFSLDRESGLGLLKAADAAGVRLGCAPDTFLGAGLQTARRMIERGDIGTPLTALTLMQSPGPESWHPNPAFLFQDGAGPLFDIGPYYLTTLVQTFGSVRKVGAFGSKSRETRVIGSGPKAGETFDVTVPTHVSSILEFENGESAQSIFSFDSPLKRAGFVEITGSEATIALPDPNNFDGDIRICALGSDDWTTVPSVGSTASRGAGVLEMARAIREGRPHRAQGELAFHILDTMASIAESIDNRAFVDVESSAAQVPALPEDWDPTAATLSA, from the coding sequence ATGAGCCACGCAGCAGGACAGGCCTTCGGGCAGGTGGGATCAGGCCCGGTCGGCATTGGAATCATCGGCGCCGGCGTCATCAGCAAGCAGTATCTGGACAACCTCACCAGCTTCCCGGATGTCCGCGTAATCGCCATCGGCGATTTGTTCGAAGAAGCCGCAGCTGCCCGGGCCGCTGAATACGGAATTCCCAACCACGGCGGTGTTGACACCGTGCTCGGAAATCCCGACGTAGAGATTGTCATCAACCTGACCATCCCCGCGGCCCACGTGGAAGTTGCGACGCAGGCTGTCAACGCAGGCAAGCATGTCTGGAGCGAAAAGCCGTTCTCCCTGGATCGCGAAAGTGGCCTCGGCTTGCTCAAAGCGGCGGACGCTGCCGGTGTCAGGCTGGGTTGCGCACCGGACACGTTCCTCGGCGCCGGCCTCCAGACTGCCCGCCGCATGATCGAGCGCGGCGACATCGGCACTCCACTGACTGCACTGACTCTAATGCAGTCGCCCGGACCGGAATCCTGGCACCCGAATCCCGCTTTCCTCTTCCAGGACGGCGCCGGTCCCCTGTTCGACATCGGCCCTTACTACCTGACCACGCTTGTTCAGACCTTCGGCAGCGTCCGCAAGGTGGGCGCTTTCGGCTCCAAGTCCCGCGAAACACGTGTGATCGGCTCAGGCCCCAAGGCCGGCGAGACATTCGACGTCACAGTCCCGACCCACGTCAGCTCCATCCTGGAATTTGAGAACGGTGAATCCGCGCAGAGCATCTTCAGCTTCGATTCCCCACTCAAGCGCGCAGGTTTCGTGGAGATCACCGGCTCCGAGGCCACCATCGCGTTGCCGGATCCGAACAACTTCGACGGCGACATCCGGATCTGCGCGCTCGGCTCCGACGACTGGACTACTGTCCCGTCCGTTGGGTCAACTGCGAGCCGGGGTGCAGGTGTCCTGGAAATGGCCCGCGCCATCCGCGAGGGCCGCCCACACCGCGCGCAGGGCGAGCTGGCGTTCCACATCCTGGACACCATGGCCTCCATCGCGGAGTCAATCGACAACCGCGCCTTCGTGGATGTGGAAAGTTCCGCCGCGCAGGTCCCTGCACTTCCCGAGGACTGGGATCCCACCGCGGCAACGCTTTCAGCCTAG
- a CDS encoding Gfo/Idh/MocA family oxidoreductase, with translation MSFSPSTRKGPVGVAIIGAGNISKQYLDNLTVFPDLKVLVIADLFVEAAEARAKEYGIPEFGAPELALNHPDVEIIVNLTIPAAHVEVATAAVNAGKHVWTEKPFSLDRESGLGLLKAADAAGIRLGTAPDTFLGAGLQTARRIIERGDIGTPLTGMTTFQTPGPESWHPNPAFLFQHGAGPLFDMGPYYLTALIQTFGSVRKVAAVGSSAKAIRVIGSGPKAGEEFAVEVPTHVSAMAQFEGGQSSHSVFSFESPRLRMGFVEITGSEATLSLPDPNYFDGDLKLWRPGVEEPEIIPATGPANGRGLGVLDMARALRSGEPHRATGELAYHVLDTMVSIAESVESGSFVDVTSNAPASAAVPEDWSPETATL, from the coding sequence ATGAGCTTCTCTCCCTCAACCCGCAAAGGCCCGGTGGGCGTTGCCATCATCGGCGCGGGCAACATCAGCAAGCAGTACCTGGACAACCTCACGGTCTTCCCGGACCTGAAGGTCCTGGTGATCGCTGACCTCTTCGTCGAGGCCGCCGAGGCGCGGGCCAAGGAATACGGCATCCCCGAGTTCGGTGCGCCCGAGCTGGCACTGAACCATCCCGACGTCGAAATCATCGTGAACCTGACCATCCCGGCGGCGCACGTGGAGGTCGCAACGGCCGCCGTCAACGCGGGCAAGCATGTCTGGACCGAGAAGCCTTTCTCGCTGGACCGTGAATCCGGGCTTGGTCTGCTCAAGGCGGCCGACGCCGCCGGGATCCGCCTGGGCACCGCCCCGGACACGTTCCTCGGTGCGGGCCTGCAGACCGCCCGCCGGATCATCGAGCGCGGTGATATCGGCACGCCGCTGACCGGCATGACCACGTTCCAGACCCCGGGCCCGGAGTCCTGGCACCCGAACCCTGCCTTCCTGTTCCAGCACGGCGCCGGCCCCCTGTTCGACATGGGCCCGTATTACCTCACCGCACTGATCCAGACCTTCGGCTCGGTCCGCAAGGTGGCCGCCGTCGGATCCTCCGCCAAGGCGATCCGCGTGATCGGTTCCGGTCCCAAGGCCGGCGAGGAGTTCGCCGTCGAGGTCCCCACGCATGTCTCCGCGATGGCGCAGTTCGAGGGCGGCCAGTCCTCGCACAGCGTGTTCAGCTTCGAGTCTCCGCGCCTGCGGATGGGCTTCGTGGAGATCACCGGCTCCGAGGCCACGCTCTCGCTGCCGGACCCGAACTACTTCGACGGCGACCTCAAGCTCTGGCGTCCTGGCGTTGAAGAACCGGAGATCATCCCTGCAACCGGTCCAGCCAACGGGCGCGGGCTCGGCGTGCTGGACATGGCCCGCGCACTGCGCTCCGGCGAACCGCATCGCGCAACCGGCGAGCTGGCCTACCACGTGCTGGACACCATGGTCTCCATCGCGGAGTCCGTGGAATCGGGCTCATTCGTGGACGTCACCAGCAACGCCCCTGCCTCGGCGGCCGTCCCTGAGGACTGGTCCCCCGAAACAGCAACCCTCTAG